TCACGGGTTAAATGGCTCGATCAACGTGAAAGCGAACTGATGCAAAGTTTAGAAGCACTGCTGCCGCTCTGGCGTCAGCAACAGCAGATTGTGGCGCAGATTAATCGTACTGAGGATGTCGCGCAGATTGCCGCTTTACGTCTGCAACTTGCTGAGATGCATAAAGAACAGGCGATGGTGTATGACTGTGTGGATGCAACCTGTGTGGCGGATGTGGTGGCTGGATGGACCGGTATTCCTCTGGGCCGGATGATGGAAAAAGAGCAGCAACAACTCGGTGATCTGGTCGCTCGTCTGGAAAGCCGGGTGATCGGGCAATCCCATGCACTAGCGGACATTGCGCAGCAAATCCGCATCGGACGCGCCAATCTTGCGGATCCGGTTAAACCGACCGGCGTCTTTATGCTGGCCGGGCCTTCCGGCGTCGGGAAAACAGAAACCGCGCTGGCCTTGTCTGAGCTGCTTTTCGGCGGCGAACAAAGTCTAATTACCATCAATATGTCCGAATATCAGGAAGCCCATTCCGTGTCCGGCCTGAAAGGCTCTCCGCCTGGGTACGTGGGTTACGGGCAGGGCGGTGTGCTGACCGAGGCGGTGCGCCGTCGTCCGTACAGCGTCGTCCTGCTCGATGAAATTGAGAAAGCCCATCCGGATGTGATGGAAATTTTTTATCAGGTATTTGACAAAGGTGTGATGGAAGACGCCGAAGGCCAGCTGATTAATTTCCGCAACACCCTGATTATTCTGACCAGTAATCTGGCCAGCGATCGGGTGATGACCGCCTGCGCCTCAGGAAACACTGATCAGAAATCACTGACGGCGCTTCTGCGGCCTGAATTCGATCAATTTTTCCGTCCGGCGCTAATGGGACGGTTGCAACTGATCCCTTATCTGCCCGTCGTGGGCGAAACACTGGCCAAAATCATCCGTCTCAAAATCGATAAAGTGTGCAAACGCTTTAGCGGTGCTGGTGAAGGTCATTCCTCACTGAGCTACAGCGAAAAAGTGGTGGAGTTCATTGCCAGCCGCTGTGAGGTTGAGCAAAGCGGAGCCCGCGAAATTGATGCCGTACTGAATCGGGAATTACTGCCATTACTGACTGACCGTTTACTGGCGCTGGAAAACAAAACCGCTATTCGCCTGCAGCTTGGGGTCAGTAAAGGTCAGCTTACGTTGATCAAACAGCCTGCCGCGAAAAACTCAGTGGCTAAACAATCCGTCTGAATGGCAGGAAAAGGATAACCATGAAAAACCGGGTGAATTTACGTGCGCTAAAAATTAACGGACATGATCCGCGTCTCAGCAAATCGTTCCTGTTGCTGAGCAGTGAGCTGAGCCACCTGAGCGGAAGCCTGCCAGCGAGACTGGACTGGAATGCACTGGAAGAACGTTGTTTTCAGCTATTTCATGAATACGGTTATGACCTGCAAAGCGGCATGTGGTTTTGTCTCATCAATCTGCGGCTCAAAAGCTGGAAAGGGCTGGCGCTGGCGCTCGATCTGCTGTCGACGGCATTTACACACAACAGCCAGCGCTGCTGGCCGCCGGTAGCCGCCGTTCAGCAGCGTCAGCAGTTGATCGACTGGTTCAATGCCAATGTGGCGACGCATATTTATACGCTGGAGTACGGGCCGGAAAACAGTGGGGAGATGCGTCAGGTAGAGAGAAGTATCGGCATACTCTGCGGTCAGTCTAAAAACCTGCAATCACGCAGCCATGATTCCCTGAACAATCTGCATTATTTCCTGCAAGTTCGCTGCCGTTCCGTGCCTTACCCGGTACAACTCAAAGTCACAAAACCCTTGCCGGTCGCGGTGGAAAATACGTCACAACCGGCCAATGATAAAAAAGCCTCTGAAGCGGTGACCGACGACATTATGCCCCATGTCCAGGCCCCGGAAATTCAGCTGGCTGAGGCACCGCGCCTGCGCCCGTTATTATGGGGACTCGGTGGAATGGCAGCGGGCATAGCAGTTTGTGCCGTGGCAGCGGCGTTCTGGTTCTCATCACAGACACGCAGTTTAAGTGAAAAGCTGAGCGCGCCGTTACTGGCATTGCAGCGAAGTGAACGTCAGTTGAATGATGCCTGGAATAACGTTCAAGAATCTGAACTGAGTGCGCAAAAAGAGGCGGTATTAGCCGATGCTGCGCCTGTTCTGACGTGGATCAGTGAGCAACCGGCAGATATCCTGCTGCGCCACGGTGAAATATTGTCTGACCATCTGGAAAAGGCATATCCGGGCAATGAATACAGCCTGCAATGGCGGCGTACATTAGATGAAAAGGCGGGGGATATTCCGGCGCTGGATGGTTTTATTCTTGCAAATAAGCATCTGGATGAGCTTGAAATCCGCCTGCTGAATGCCGAAAAGAAGCACAGCCAATATATGACCGTGTCGGAATTAAAAACGGCGGTATATCAGATACGACAAGATCTACAGCGTAATGGAACCACTGCTGAAACGTTATTGTGGATGATGCAGCAGGATAAGGAAAATCACCGGGAGGTGAATCCGGCACTGTTAAAACAATTTACGCAAAGAACCGTTGCATTAAATGCGTACCGGTTTGCGAATGAGTAATTATTAAGTCCCTGAGCTTTGGGATAATAAAAATGTATGCACGATAGTGTAATTAATAGGAATAGGAATTATGCATCCAGCTGAGGAAAGATTAAAAAGACTCTTGCCATTTATCATTACGACGGCTAAACAGCAGGTTAATGTCGCTCTCGAGGCGCTGGAGCGGCGTAAATTATCGGATGACACAAGAAAAATTCTAAAAGAATTATTGAATGAAGATGATTCTGCAACGGTGAAGAAACTCACCCATTCTTTAAATAAAATCAGAAGAAGGATGACGAGTTTAGCGCCAGAGCATTTTGATCTTGCAGAAGAGTTATATGAAGCGGGAGGGGATACTATAGGATATGTTAAGGCTACAGATGCAAAAGACTTCAAAAAAGGAACTAACAAAAAATATATCGCATTATCTTATATACATACTGGTCGCATGCATGTTGATGATATTGCGGCGACTGTTATTCACGAGCTAAGTCATCTAATCCTTAATACAGAGGATCACGCATATTCTATCTGTATGAGTAAGCAGGCATCAGGTTTGTTCACTCCATGGTCGGTTAAAGAGTTGCATAGCTATGCCAGAGGAAAAAATAGCAATCCTTTGAATAATGCTGAAACTTTGTCAAGGATCGTGTTGTTAATATATTTTTCAGTAAGTAAGTTAGCTGCTTATAAAAAAGCATATGCTTTATATTGGGAATCAGGAGATAATAAAATTCTGGCATTCCATCGTATGGAACCCGGTCAAAACCCAAGAATATCCAGTCCGGTGTTAGCAAGAAAATCTAATAAGTTACGCATCGTTAACGGACATGTCGTGATTTAATCTGTCATGTAGTTAACAAGGAGATAATCAAACGTCGGGCGAATTTATGAGCCTAAAAATCAGCGGCCAGAATTCTTGCTCTGGCAACTCAGTCATTCATGAGGAACGTCTATACTCTCTTCAAAGGGCACCAACGTCGCCCCGGAAATTGTGAAGCCACTCATGAAGCAAACTAAAAATAAATCATCGCTGCTTACTGTGACCGTGGCCTGTATCGGTGTCGTCTATGGCGATATCGGTACCAGCCCGTTGTATACCCTGCGTGAATGCCTGACCGGACAGGCGGGCATTGCCGTGACACAAAGTGCGCTGTTCGGCTTTCTGTCACTGATCTTCTGGCTGCTGATGCTGGTCGTCTCCGTTAAATACATCAGCTTCGTCATGCGGGCTGATAACGACGGCGAGGGCGGGATCCTGACCCTGATGGCGCTGGCTATCCGCAATCTTAATCCGCGCTGGATCCCGTGCATTATGTTTATCGGGCTGGTCGGAGGGAGTTTCTTCTATGGTGACGGGGTTATCACGCCCGCCATCTCGGTGCTATCGGCGATTGAAGGGCTGGAAATTATTGCGCCGTCATTAGATCGCTTTATTATTCCGTTTTCTATTGCCGTACTGACGCTGTTGTTTTTTATCCAGAAAAACGGTACCGGCGGCGTGGGGAAAATTTTCGCCCCGGTGATGGTCGTATGGTTTATCACCATCGGTGCGCTGGGCATCGGCGGCATCCTGCGCAATCCGGACGTTTTGCAGGCGCTCAACCCTTACTGGGCGATGCATTTCTTTGTGGAATTCAAAACCGTGTCTTTTTTCGCGCTCGGCATGGTGGTGCTTTCAGTTACTGGTGGCGAAGCGCTATATGCAGATATGGGACATTTTGGTAAGAAACCCATCCGTAT
This genomic interval from Rahnella aquatilis CIP 78.65 = ATCC 33071 contains the following:
- a CDS encoding VasL domain-containing protein, with amino-acid sequence MKNRVNLRALKINGHDPRLSKSFLLLSSELSHLSGSLPARLDWNALEERCFQLFHEYGYDLQSGMWFCLINLRLKSWKGLALALDLLSTAFTHNSQRCWPPVAAVQQRQQLIDWFNANVATHIYTLEYGPENSGEMRQVERSIGILCGQSKNLQSRSHDSLNNLHYFLQVRCRSVPYPVQLKVTKPLPVAVENTSQPANDKKASEAVTDDIMPHVQAPEIQLAEAPRLRPLLWGLGGMAAGIAVCAVAAAFWFSSQTRSLSEKLSAPLLALQRSERQLNDAWNNVQESELSAQKEAVLADAAPVLTWISEQPADILLRHGEILSDHLEKAYPGNEYSLQWRRTLDEKAGDIPALDGFILANKHLDELEIRLLNAEKKHSQYMTVSELKTAVYQIRQDLQRNGTTAETLLWMMQQDKENHREVNPALLKQFTQRTVALNAYRFANE